The following is a genomic window from Pirellulales bacterium.
CTGCGCGGAATGCCGGCAAACGGGTTTTCGCGGCCGGGTCGGCATTTTCGAACTTCTGGTGACGGACGACGCGGTGCGCGCGCAAATCCAGAGTCAGGCCAATGCCTCACAGATCCGCGACGCGGCGGTCGCGCGCGGAATGCGGCTCTTGCGCGATGATGGCGTGGAGAAGATCATTGCGGGCCTGACCAGTATTGACGAAGTGGTCCGCATCACGATGCGCACGAATTTGTAGGGTGGGACCAGCGAGCTTGCGAGCGCCGGCCCACCATTGGCGAGGGAGGGCTTGGGGTTTGGGATTTGGGGTTTCCCGGCGTGCCGGGATTCGGGGTTCAGGGTTCAGGAAAGGAACACGTTACGCTAATGGACGCAACCCAAAGGCCGAAGGCCGTAGCACCGAAGGTGCGTGATTCGAAAGCCCAGGGTGCAGCGCAGCGGAACCCTGGGTTTTCGGCCGGCCGAACAAGCGTAGCGCTGAAAGGGCGTCACTCCCCGTCCGCGCCACACCACATCGAGACCTCGCCCTTTGGGAGAGGCCGGGTGAGGGCAAAACATCGTGCGCGTCGCGGGTCGCACGGGGAATCGCGCCCCGTTGGGGCTAGCCATTTTATTGGTTTCGATAACCCAGGGTTCCGCTGCGCTGCACCCTGGGCTATCGAATTCGACCCCTTCGGGGTCGGGAGAGGCGGCCAGCACTGACATGCCCGTCTTCTCCTATCAAGCCATCGCCGCCGACAAAAAAACCACCCGCGGCACCGTCACCGCCGACGGGGCGAAACAGGCGCGCGACCAGTTGCGCCGCCGCGGTTTGCTCGTCCAAACGATCCAACAAACCGCCGTCGCCGAGCGCCGCGCCTTCACCCTTCCCTGGTCGCGCCGCTTCGGATCCAAGGTCACCTCGACCATCCGCGAGCTGGCGACCCTGCTGGGCGTGGGCATCCCCGTCACCGACGCCCTCGACACGCTCGCCCAGCAGCAGCGCGGCGCCTACCGCACGGCGCTCTTGATCCTTCGCGATCGCGTCGCCGCCGGAGCATCCCTGGCCGAAGCGATGGCCGAACAACCGGACGTCTTCGACCCGCTCTGCATCCGCATGGTCGAGGTGGGCGAGAATTCCGGCACGCTGGAGGCCGTTTTGGAGCAACTTGCCGGCTTCAAAGAACGGGCATCGGAACTGAAAGACCGCGTGCTCACCGCCCTGCTTTACCCGGCGATCGTCTTCGCGGTCAGCCTGGCCGTCAGCCTCTTCCTGATGATCGTCGTGGTGCCGATGCTGCTCACGAACTTGCTGGAAGCGGGCCGGAAGCTGCCCTGGCCGACGCGCGTTCTCAAAGCGATGAGCGATCTGCTCGTCGAGCGCGGCTGGATACCGGCGGCCCTCCTTGCCGCCGGCGCTTGCGCCATGGTCGTGTGTCTGCGGACGTCGGGCGGCCGCCGCACCTGGCACCGCTTCCTGCTGCGCCTGCCGCTCATCGGCTCGATGGCGCGCAAGCAAACGATCGCCCGGATCGCGCTGGTCCTTTCGACCTTGATTCGCAGCGGCATCGTCTACCTTAAGGCGGTCGAAATCGTGGTTCGATCGACGTCGAACGTCGTATTTCGCGAGGCGCTGGAGCAGAGCGCCAAGGAGGTCGGCGCGGGCATCGAGATCAGCACGTCATTGGAACGCACCGGCGTCTTTCCGCCGCTGGTGGTCCACATCTTCTCCGTCGGGCAGCAATCGGGCCGATTGGAAGAGATGCTCGAGCGGCTGGCGACGGATTACGACCGCCAGGTGGCGAGCAGTTCCGCCCGCTTGGCTTCGGCACTCGAACCGCTCTTGATCCTCACGCTCGCCGTGTTTGTCGGATTCATTTTGTTCGCAACCCTTTTGCCCATCTTGGAGGCTGGAAATGTACTTTAATAGGCGACGGGCATCAGGCGTCAGGCGTCAGGCAATCTGTAGGGAACGGACTCCGTGCCGTTCCGCCGTCTGTAGGGAACGCCCTCGGTGGCGTTCCGCAGTGGGGGTGAGGGCCTCATTGGCCTTCCTCTCCTTCCGGGAGAGGCTACGTGAGGGCCGCGTATGTCTCCCTCTCCCTCCGGGAGAGGGCTGGGGTGAGGGCCGTCTGTTTTTGGATTTGCCGAACC
Proteins encoded in this region:
- a CDS encoding type II secretion system F family protein — protein: MPVFSYQAIAADKKTTRGTVTADGAKQARDQLRRRGLLVQTIQQTAVAERRAFTLPWSRRFGSKVTSTIRELATLLGVGIPVTDALDTLAQQQRGAYRTALLILRDRVAAGASLAEAMAEQPDVFDPLCIRMVEVGENSGTLEAVLEQLAGFKERASELKDRVLTALLYPAIVFAVSLAVSLFLMIVVVPMLLTNLLEAGRKLPWPTRVLKAMSDLLVERGWIPAALLAAGACAMVVCLRTSGGRRTWHRFLLRLPLIGSMARKQTIARIALVLSTLIRSGIVYLKAVEIVVRSTSNVVFREALEQSAKEVGAGIEISTSLERTGVFPPLVVHIFSVGQQSGRLEEMLERLATDYDRQVASSSARLASALEPLLILTLAVFVGFILFATLLPILEAGNVL